The sequence below is a genomic window from Lentimicrobium saccharophilum.
TGGTTACTGAGGCCTTTTGCAGCAGTCAAATTTTATAATTTATAGTCAGATTCCTGTACAGGTGTGTCCATGCCAGATGTATTTTTATGTGCAGGTCGAACCGGTGATTCAGTTGCCTTGTTCTGCCATGATGCGTGTTGGCAGGTTATACCCGTTGTTCCACTGCATACCCCTTACCTGATCTCTTTTTCCGGCCATGAAAATAACGGAATATTATCTTTCCGGTGATGGTTTTTCTTAAAGCTTGTTTAACTTTGTAGTCAGGGTTACTGATTCCCGAAGGGATTATTTTTTTATTTATCCGGTTTTCAAACACGCAGTAAAAAATTAACCTGACCATGAAACAGAAACAATTCGGATCACTTCCTGTCCAGCTTACGAACTTTGAGAATGCAAAATTTGTAATCCTTCCGGTTCCGTTCGAAGGTCCCGGCCATGTTTTCAAAGGCTCGGACAAGGGTCCCGAAGCCCTGATTGATGCTTCTGCTTCCATCGACCTGTATGATATTCATTCCGATTCAGAAGCCTATAAGGCCGGCATACACACAGCAGAGGCTGTCAGGGAGCGGTCACCCGAAAAAATGGTGAAAGAGGTGCAAGCCAGGACCCTGCAACTGCTTAAGAAAAAGAAATTTCCGGTTATTGTTGGCGGGGAACATACCGTTGCCATCGGGGCATTCAGGGCTTTTGCCGACTATTACAAGGATAAGGATCTTACCATTCTGCAGTTTGATGCCCATGCGGCGGGAAGTGCTGAAGCAGGGGGTACTGCTTACCATCACCATTGTGTAATGAAGCATGCAGCTGTTCATGCACCAGTACTTCAGGCAGGAATCAGGAGCATGAGTCTTGCTGAGCGCGAGGATGTGGAGCCGGGCAGAATGTTTTACGCCGGAAGCATGCTCGACGGATCCAATAAGACCTGGATGTATGATTTTCTGAATAAATTAACAAGGAATGTTTTTATCACCATTGACCTGGATGTACTCGATCCATCACTGATGCCGGCGGTAGCAACGCCGGAGCCGGGAGGACTTCAATGGTCCGGATTTATTGAAATACTCACCAAGGTCAGCGAAAAATCGAACATTGCCGGAGTGTGTATTGCCGGACTTGTCCCGATCAAATATAACAAAGCGCCCAATTTTATCGCCGCCAGGCTTTTGAACACCATTCTAACCCTCAGATATACTTCTGCATTGAAATAGTTTACCTGATTTTCCGAACTGATAGCGGATTTTTCGCGTAAGGGCATGGCTGCGGGTGGAAGGTCTGTAAGGGCAGTACCTTTCTTTACGTTTGTTTACGGGGGGCTCTGAACCGGATTGAGCATCTGATAATGCTTAAACGATTAAGTGTTTATGGTCTGCCCGATATTACCTGCGCAAAACCAACACCAGACCGGAGTCTCCTCAGAAAATCAAAAGTTCAGCCCGTTCAGGCTTTCTGTTGATTAAGCCGGGTTTATTTTTTCTGACAACCTGTAAATGCAATTGTTTTTTTCTTGTTTATTAGAAAAAGTTCACTTAGTTTTACTGCCACTTAGTGTATTAAATACACAAACATAGTGTATTAAGTACACATAAGAAAAGGTTTAATGTAATCTCCGGAAATAATTAGTCTATAGAGTTCATAAACATTGAGTTACCGATGTGAGTGACTGAAACGGAAAAAGCCGGAGGAGAAATGATTTTTAAATTGTTGTATAAAGGATATACTTTGAATGCAGGCAATTTTGGGCAGGGCTGAATTTTAAAGGTGTTTAATGAACAGATTACAGGCAAAACCAAATACAAACCAAACCAAACCAATCAAAAATGAAACAATTTTTCAGAATCCAATGGGCCATGCTGCTGTTGCTGGCAATCAGCCAGCTTACGGCATGCAAAAAGGACAAAGAGGATGATGTGATTGCCAGTTTTACCTATAAGGTTGACGAGGCTGACTTCCGTAAAGTTGCGTTCAAAAGTTATGCGAACGCGATCAATGAAGCACCGGAAATCACCTGGGATTTTGGCGATAATACCACTTTGCCGGGCGAAACTGAACCTGTTCATACGTATCAGGCTGAGGGCGTGTATACTGTAACGCTGACAGCTACCGCTTCGAACGGGGCAAAAGATGTGTACACAGTGCAGGTTGTAATTGCCGATCCGGATGTTGAACTCGCCAAGCTGGTGGGAGCCACGGAGAAAACATGGAAACTGCTGCGTGATGTAAGTACGGGAAGGTATCCGCTTGAGGTGGGGCCTGCAAATTTCTCCTCCATCTGGTGGGCAATGGGTCGTCAGAACGATGAGCTGGCCAACCGTCCCTGTATGCTGAACGATGAATGGATATTCAGGCGCGGCGGTGAGATGGAGTTTGACTCCAAGGGCGATTACTGGGCAGAAGGCGGTATATTTTTCCCTTCGAATATCTGTGCCTCCACCGACCAGATGGTCGGCCTGAGTGGTGAGGATCTTTCGGCCTGGGGCAGTGGTGTCCACAGTTTTGAGCTCACATCGGGAGATCAGCCTACCCTGAAAGTGATCGGCCTTGGCGCCTTTATCGGTCTGTCGAAGGTAGCAACGGATGCTGAAGTACGTGTACCTCAGCAGTCGGTTACCTATAGTATCATCAAACTCACTGACGGACCTGTGGATACCCTGATCCTTCAGACCTCCTATATGACTGGCGGAACAGCGCCCCAGCCAGCCTACTGGCGTTTTGTACTGGTGCATTATGACAATCCGCTTGATGAGCCGCCCATACCCGGCCCTGCACCCACGGCTGAGTTCTCGTTTACAGCTAGCGGGCGCACCATCACTGTTACCAACACTTCTACCCTCGCCGATTCCTATTTGTGGGAGTTCGGCGACGGACAGACCTCAACCGAGAACAATCCGGTGCATAACTATGCTACTGACGGTGCCTTCAACATCAAACTTACGGCCACCAATGCCAATGGTTTCAGTACGGCAATGAAATTCCATTTTATTTCAAAGGAAGGTATTGTGGCAACAGATATTCAGGGTGGCGCGTGGAAGGTCAGGCTGGATGAGAAATCCATTTTTGTCGGGCCTGACATGGCCAGCGACGGATGGTGGAGTTTGCCGCTCTCGTATCTCGACGGATCATCGACCGGTACAGATGACTGGTCGTGTATTGCCAATGATGAGTTTATTTTCAGCGCCGGCAGTGTTTACGAGTACAAGACCAACGGCGATGCCCGCAACGACGGATATTTCGGCGGAACAAACGGATGTATTTCGGATGATGAGATTGCTGCCAGCGGCAACGGGGCAGCTTTCGGCAGTGGCGTTCATACCTGGGCGTTCACCCCTGCCTCGGGCAGCGACAGGGCAAAGATTACCCTGACCAACGGGGCCAACAGAGCCGCCTTTATAGGATTTTATAAAGGTTATTTTGGCGGTGAAAACCTGAATGCTTCCGACCCGCCTAACGGAGGCAATTCCACAAACACTTACGAGGTGGTGGGATATGCCAGCACAGGTTCAAAGGAATATCTCTTTGTGACTGTGGATGTTTCGGCCGCGCATGATGGAAGTTCCTCGTGGTCGGCTGTGCTTGAGCGTTAGGGTCAGGATAACCTCTTAAAAATCTGAAAAAAACAAATTCATGAAGTTAAAAGAAAAGGTTATGAATAAGCTACTGCTGATTATATCATTTACCCTTGCCTCGTTGTTTGCATTTTCGCAAGGCAGGCCTTTGACAGGGAAAGTTACCGATGCCGGCGGGCAGGGACTGCCGGGTGTTACCGTTCTGATTAAAGGGACGGCTACAGGCACAACTACTGATATCAATGGTAATTACAGCCTGAATGTGGAGAACGGCAAGACCCTTGTATTCAGTTTTATGGGTTTTGTCAGTCAGGAAATTATCTATTCCGGACAGGGAGTCATCAACATCACGCTTGCCGAGGACAGCAAATTGCTAGACGAGGTGGTGGTAGTAGGATACGGTGTTCAGCGAAAGAAAGACATTACCACGGCTGTGGCGGTGGTGGATGACAAGGCGCTGAAAGACCGTCCCATTGTCACGGTGGCCCAGGCATTGCAGGGAAAAGCTGCCGGTGTGCAGGTCACCCAGCCTTCGGGGAAGCCGGGCAGCGGACTGGCCGTGCGTGTACGCGGCGCCACTTCGGTACTGGCAGGCAATGAGCCGGCCTATATTGTTGACGGTATCCGTACAACGGATATCAACGGGCTGAATCCCAACGACATTGAGTCGATGACCATTCTGAAAGATGCCTCCGCGGCAGCCATCTACGGTGCCGCCGCCGCCAACGGCGTGGTGCTGATCACCACCAAAAGGGGAAGTGCCGACAAGCCGGTGATTTCGTTTAATACTTACTTCGGATTCTCAACACTCCGGAAAAACATAGATGTACTCAATACCCGGCAATACAGGGATCTGATGAATGACATCGGTATTGCCTATGATCCGACATGGACCCGGTTCGGCGACTGGACCGATGAGACCTTCGGAACCGGATATCAGCAGTCGTACCAGGCTTCTTTTTCGGGCGGAAATGAAAAGAGCCGCTATTTTGTATCAGGAGGTTATCTGACCGAGCAGGGGATGGTAAAACCGGCCCGTTTCGACCGTTATACCTTCAGGATGAACCTCGACAACGAAATCAGGTCATGGTTCAAGTTGAAGACCAGCCTTTCGGCCTGGACGATTGACTCCAAAGACACGCCCGACAATGCCAGCTCGGGAAGGGGCGGGGTGATAATGAGTGCCCTGAATACGCCTCCTTTTCTGAATGTTTACAAGCAGGACGGCAGTGGCTGGTTCGACCCGAATCCTTTCCAGCCCTCATGGGAAAACCCTGTTGCCTACATGCAGGGGCCTGATCAGCTGACCCGCGACAATAAGGTGCTGGGTACGGTGGAGGCCGAAATAAATCTGGCCAAGGGCCTTAAGTTCCGTTCAAGCGCAGGTGCCGATATCACCAGCCACCGCTGGGATTATTACCTGGATCCGCTGCGCACGAATTACGGTAGGCAGAACAATGGAATAGGGCAGTCGGACAACTCTAACCATATGGTGATTCAGATCGAGAACCTTTTTGACTATACCGTGAAAACCGGTGAGCATACTATCTCAGCCCTTGTCGGAAATACGCTTATAAAATACGAAGGCCGGGGAACCTACATAGAAGGGAAAGATTTCCCGGAAGACACCAATGTGAAAGACCTCTGGGCTGCCAATCAAATCAGTACCGGCGGTACCTGGCATAATGCAAATTCAAGTGTTTCGTTCTTTGGAAGGCTGAATTACGATTTCGGCGGCAGGTATTATGCTACCTTCTCGTTTCGGCGCGACGGAAGTTCCAAGCTGGTGAACAAATGGAGGACTATGCCGGGTGTTTCAGCAGGTTACCGGCTCTCTTCTGCTCCCTTTATGCAGAAATTCACCTTTATAGATGACCTTAAAATCCGCGGGGGATACGGGGTTACCGGAAATTTCCAGGGTTTGAGCGATCAGGCGGCTTTTGCCCTTTGGTCATATTACCGCCGCGATCCAACGGATCCTCTGTCAGGCCCCGGTATCTACCAGTTGAGCTACGGAAACCCCGACCTGAAATGGGAAACCACGCGACAGACAAATCTCGGACTTGACCTGACCATGTTTGATGGAAAGGTATTGTTCACATTTGATGCATATCATAAAC
It includes:
- a CDS encoding arginase family protein, coding for MKQKQFGSLPVQLTNFENAKFVILPVPFEGPGHVFKGSDKGPEALIDASASIDLYDIHSDSEAYKAGIHTAEAVRERSPEKMVKEVQARTLQLLKKKKFPVIVGGEHTVAIGAFRAFADYYKDKDLTILQFDAHAAGSAEAGGTAYHHHCVMKHAAVHAPVLQAGIRSMSLAEREDVEPGRMFYAGSMLDGSNKTWMYDFLNKLTRNVFITIDLDVLDPSLMPAVATPEPGGLQWSGFIEILTKVSEKSNIAGVCIAGLVPIKYNKAPNFIAARLLNTILTLRYTSALK
- a CDS encoding PKD domain-containing protein, with the translated sequence MKQFFRIQWAMLLLLAISQLTACKKDKEDDVIASFTYKVDEADFRKVAFKSYANAINEAPEITWDFGDNTTLPGETEPVHTYQAEGVYTVTLTATASNGAKDVYTVQVVIADPDVELAKLVGATEKTWKLLRDVSTGRYPLEVGPANFSSIWWAMGRQNDELANRPCMLNDEWIFRRGGEMEFDSKGDYWAEGGIFFPSNICASTDQMVGLSGEDLSAWGSGVHSFELTSGDQPTLKVIGLGAFIGLSKVATDAEVRVPQQSVTYSIIKLTDGPVDTLILQTSYMTGGTAPQPAYWRFVLVHYDNPLDEPPIPGPAPTAEFSFTASGRTITVTNTSTLADSYLWEFGDGQTSTENNPVHNYATDGAFNIKLTATNANGFSTAMKFHFISKEGIVATDIQGGAWKVRLDEKSIFVGPDMASDGWWSLPLSYLDGSSTGTDDWSCIANDEFIFSAGSVYEYKTNGDARNDGYFGGTNGCISDDEIAASGNGAAFGSGVHTWAFTPASGSDRAKITLTNGANRAAFIGFYKGYFGGENLNASDPPNGGNSTNTYEVVGYASTGSKEYLFVTVDVSAAHDGSSSWSAVLER
- a CDS encoding SusC/RagA family TonB-linked outer membrane protein translates to MNKLLLIISFTLASLFAFSQGRPLTGKVTDAGGQGLPGVTVLIKGTATGTTTDINGNYSLNVENGKTLVFSFMGFVSQEIIYSGQGVINITLAEDSKLLDEVVVVGYGVQRKKDITTAVAVVDDKALKDRPIVTVAQALQGKAAGVQVTQPSGKPGSGLAVRVRGATSVLAGNEPAYIVDGIRTTDINGLNPNDIESMTILKDASAAAIYGAAAANGVVLITTKRGSADKPVISFNTYFGFSTLRKNIDVLNTRQYRDLMNDIGIAYDPTWTRFGDWTDETFGTGYQQSYQASFSGGNEKSRYFVSGGYLTEQGMVKPARFDRYTFRMNLDNEIRSWFKLKTSLSAWTIDSKDTPDNASSGRGGVIMSALNTPPFLNVYKQDGSGWFDPNPFQPSWENPVAYMQGPDQLTRDNKVLGTVEAEINLAKGLKFRSSAGADITSHRWDYYLDPLRTNYGRQNNGIGQSDNSNHMVIQIENLFDYTVKTGEHTISALVGNTLIKYEGRGTYIEGKDFPEDTNVKDLWAANQISTGGTWHNANSSVSFFGRLNYDFGGRYYATFSFRRDGSSKLVNKWRTMPGVSAGYRLSSAPFMQKFTFIDDLKIRGGYGVTGNFQGLSDQAAFALWSYYRRDPTDPLSGPGIYQLSYGNPDLKWETTRQTNLGLDLTMFDGKVLFTFDAYHKQTVDVLLNVQLTSSLPVSSILTNAGEIINKGLEFSLNTVNIDNRELNWTTEFNLSFNKNEVANLKYTPVYYFGSIYSNNEFASRVKVGDPLGTFYGYVSEGVNPETGDIMYKDVNNNGIFDPGDRTVIGYGMPKVTFGFTNNLVYKDFSLNLFFQGSYGNDIFNATRIDLEGMFDSKNQSVAVLDRWTPENPNTDIPRAVGGGNVDNVRNSTRFIEDGSYLRLKSATLSYNVLKNNAKVSFVKNLAIYVTAQNLFTITNYSGFDPEVNAYGNSAVEVGIDYGTYPQSRTFVFGVNVEF